Proteins encoded within one genomic window of Equus caballus isolate H_3958 breed thoroughbred chromosome 20, TB-T2T, whole genome shotgun sequence:
- the MDC1 gene encoding mediator of DNA damage checkpoint protein 1 isoform X30 — protein sequence MMMEDTQAINWEVEEEEETERPSESLGCSLAPVGRLRIFSSAHGPEKDFPLYLGKNVVGRMPDCSVALPFPSISKQHAVIEILAWGKAPILRDSGSLNGTQILRPPKVLSPGVSHRLRDQELILFADLLCQYHRLDAPLPFVSRGPLTVEETPKVQGGTHPRGLLLAEDSEEEVDPLSERHVVKEPRTTSSSLATVVPESDEEGPSPAPGGPGPPFAFNLDSDTDEEESQQPATGEAFSAAMTDATVETEPPKAITTEIQLEKDQCSVEERDNATKVKRDARNEVVPVGVILERTQPAEEDSDTDVDDESRPPGRPAEVHLESAQPSGFMDSDTDVEEEGIPTTPAVVPMKKRQVFHGDDAKSPGAPGLANLQESPAGSDTDVEEGEALLTVPLERSQASMVIDSNTDDEEEVSAALTLARLKESRTLTWHRDTDVEEDKAQPVVLLEQSQTSARRDSDTDVEEEGPPVEKRGTVPKDCTDKAHSEKSQPPLGDSDIEMEEDKSSPAVHLERSEASATVDVNTQVKEEVLPGPAVTPLEKHQVPVAWTNQTDVEADRGPAKLPMVCLEEAQPPPVGDCEITSLNASAVTDVRKSQFPTGGDAGTEWAVAVLEQERAPEAGAQGGSPVALVEQGLLPVSRENLTDLVVDTGTPGEPTQPRREGAQTPKEGKREPRMDGTKDSADARDVLKAEKSTIKVPAYSVSDSEDLDLQATQCFVEKEGQSLEVQSTEDEPTQAFLLSPPQEPGPSRCSFQAEGALDELWEVLATQPYCPRESEASETQPIAAHLEAHGSCPSPPRATPGEQHPESPVHAEPLGIQGRGMQTVEKDMDHLNCKMPPAEKASRGDQESPEACLPPAVTEASAPLQNPLMSQSQKHPTPQPLPSLELPIPRARQNGSQGAPEIPPSELEPLHPKPKVRPRGSSRMLPSPVSSIAPESHPTTPTDQPVSPEPTSRATRSRTYRSSEMTPAPVVPTAPELQSSTSKDQPVTAKLTSRATRGRTHRSSVKSPEPVVPTAPELQPSTSKDQPVTPEPTSRGRTHRSSVKAPEQVVPTAPELQPSTSKDQSVIPTPTSRATRGRTHRSSVKTPEPVVPTAPEFQPPTPTDQPVTLELISRATRGRTHRASVKTPEPVVPTAPELQPPTSKDQSGILTPTSRATRGRTHRFSVKSPEPIVPIAPELQPSTPTDQSVASEPTSGTTQGRTHRSSVKTPELVVPTGPEFQPSTSINQLVTPKPTSQPRTHRSSVKTPEPIVPTTSELQPSTPTDQPVTPKPTSRATRGRKHRSVNTSEPIVPTAPELQPSTPTDKPVTRKPTSRATRGRTHRSSVKTPEPIVPTAPELQPSTPTDKPVTCKPTSRATRGRKHRSSVKTPKPIVPTASQLQPSTPTDQSVTPESTTQDIRGRKHRSSVKTPQPMEPTAPGHEPPSHTDQPVTPEAIAPASQSRTLRTSIISAVPVPTTPEFRSPVPTDQPIPPETIPQANCSRRPRATRKQGSPTAPIVHEPCSAPPEPNSRNQRRRAVRAAESLTTIPEPAFAQLPEAPTHAPHIEKVEAAGTSGFTPEPQRKASQSHKRPLATLDLPPLQKRLQRGKVSQKTAFLQEEEDDPTERPGKKEVVVMPGPGKRKRDQAEEEGILSRSLRRTKPNQESTAPKVLFTGVVDVRGERAVLALGGSLASSVAEASHLVTDRIRRTVKFLCALGRGIPILSLDWLHQSRKAGCFLPPDEYVVTDPEQEENFGFSLRDALSRARERRLLEGYEIHVTPGVQPPPLQMGEIISCCGGTVLPSMPRSYKPQRVVITCSQDFPRCAIPSRVGLPILSPEFLLTGVLKQEAKPEAFVLSALEMSST from the exons ATGATGGAGGACACCCAGGCTATTAACTGGGAGgttgaagaagaggaggagacagagagacccaGTGAATCCTTGGGGTGTAGCTTGGCGCCCGTAGGGCGACTGCGTATCTTCAGTAGTGCCCATGGACCAGAAAAAG ATTTCCCACTCTACCTCGGGAAGAATGTGGTAGGCCGAATGCCTGATTGCTCTGTGGCCCTGCCCTTTCCATCCATCTCCAAACAACATGCAGTGATTGAAATCCTGGCCTGGGGCAAGGCACCTATCCTCCGGGATTCTGGGAGCCTCAATGGGACTCAAATCCTGAGGCCTCCTAAGGTCCTGAGCCCTGGGGTGAGTCATCGTCTGAGAGACCAGGAGTTAATTCTCTTTGCTGACTTGCTCTGCCAGTACCATCGCCTGGATGCCCCCCTGCCCTTTGTCTCTCGGGGCCCTCTAACTGTAGAGGAGACACCCAAGGTACAGGGAGGAACTCATCCCCGGGGGCTCCTGTTGGCTGAGGACTCAGAGGAGGAAGTAG ATCCTCTTTCTGAAAGGCATGTGGTGAAAGAACCAAGGACCACATCTTCTTCTTTGGCAACAGTAGTTCCAGAGAG TGATGAAGAGGGGCCTTCCCCTGCCCCAGGTGGCCCTGGGCCACCTTTTGCCTTCAACTTGGACAGTGACACAGATGAGGAAGAAAGTCAGCAACCAGCAACAGGGGAGGCCTTCTCAGCTGCCATGACAGATGCCACTGTAGAGACAGAACCGCCTAAAGCCATCACAACTGAAATCCAGCTTGAAAAGGATCAGTGTTCAGTGGAGGAAAGGGACAATGCCACAAAAGTCAAGAGGGATGCAAGGAATGAAGTGGTTCCAGTTGGAGTGATTCTGGAGAGGACCCAACCTGCTGAGGAGGACAGTGACACAGATGTGGATGATGAGAGCAGGCCTCCAGGAAGGCCAGCCGAAGTCCATTTGGAAAGTGCCCAGCCTTCTGGCTTCATGGACAGTGATACTGATGTGGAAGAAGAGGGGATCCCCACGACCCCAGCTGTAGTTCCTATGAAGAAGAGGCAAGTCTTCCATGGAGATGATGCAAAGAGTCCTGGGGCACCTGGCTTGGCGAATCTGCAGGAGAGCCCAGCTGGTAGTGATACAGATGTGGAGGAGGGCGAGGCCCTACTAACGGTCCCTCTGGAGAGAAGCCAAGCCTCCATGGTGATCGATAGCAATACAGATGATGAGGAAGAAGTCTCAGCAGCACTCACTTTGGCACGTCTGAAAGAGAGCCGAACCCTTACCTGGCACAGAGATACAGATGTGGAAGAGGACAAGGCCCAACCTGTGGTCCTTCTGGAGCAAAGCCAAACCTCCGCCAGGAGAGACAGTGACAcagatgtggaggaggaggggccccCAGTGGAAAAGAGAGGCACTGTCCCCAAGGATTGCACAGACAAAGCACATTCAGAAAAGAGCCAGCCTCCTCTTGGGGACAGTGATATAGAGATGGAGGAAGATAAGAGCTCACCTGCAGTCCACCTGGAGAGAAGTGAAGCCTCTGCCACAGTGGACGTCAACACACAAGTGAAGGAGGAAGTCCTACCAGGGCCAGCTGTTACACCTCTGGAGAAGCATCAGGTGCCTGTGGCGTGGACAAATCAAACAGATGTGGAAGCAGACAGGGGCCCAGCAAAGCTGCCTATGGTGTGTCTAGAGGAAGCCCAGCCTCCTCCAGTTGGGGACTGTGAGATCACATCCTTAAATGCCTCAGCAGTGACAGATGTAAGAAAGAGCCAGTTTCCCACAGGAGGGGATGCTGGGACGGAATGGGCTGTGGCTGTTCTTGAGCAGGAGAGAGCTCCTGAGGCGGGGGCCCAGGGTGGGTCACCTGTGGCACTAGTGGAGCAGGGCCTTCTCCCTGTCTCAAGGGAAAACCTAACAGATCTGGTGGTGGACACAGGCACTCCAGGGGAACCCACCCAGCCACGGAGAGAGGGAGCCCAGACCcccaaagaagggaagagagaaccACGTATGGATGGGACCAAGGACTCTGCAGATGCCCGTGATG ttctaaaggctgagaagtccacgaTCAAGGTGCCAGCgtattcagtgtctg ATTCTGAAGATCTAGACCTACAGGCTACCCAGTGCTTTGTGGAGAAAGAGGGTCAGAGCCTGGAAG TCCAGAGCACGGAGGATGAACCTACCCAGGCCTTCCTGTTAAGTCCACCCCAAGAGCCTGGCCCTTCCCGTTGCAGCTTCCAGGCCGAAG GTGCCCTGGATGAGCTGTGGGAGGTCTTGGCTACACAGCCATACTGTCCAAGAGAATCTGAGGCCTCTGAGACCCAGCCCATTGCCGCCCACCTTGAGGCCCATGGATCTTGCCCCTCACCACCTAGGGCAACACCAGGAGAACAACATCCAGAGAGCCCAGTTCATGCAGAGCCACTGGGGATTCAAGGAAGAGGGATGCAGACTGTGGAGAAAGACATGG ACCACTTGAATTGCAAGATGCCACCTGCTGAGAAGGCTTCTAGG GGTGATCAGGAATCCCCAGAGGCGTGTCTGCCTCCTGCAGTGACTGAAGCCTCAGCCCCACTCCAAAACCCCCTCATGTCTCAGAGCCAAAAACATCCTACACCTCAGCCTCTGCCTTCCTTAGAGCTGCCCATTCCCAGGGCCAGGCAAAATGGGAGTCAGGGAGCCCCAGAGATTCCTCCCTCAGAGCTGGAGCCTCTGCATCCAAAACCCAAAGTCAGGCCCCGGGGGTCCTCCAGGATGTTACCCTCTCCAGTGTCTTCTATAGCCCCTGAGTCCCACCCTACCACCCCCACAGACCAGCCTGTCAGCCCTGAGCCCACATCTCGGGCCACTCGGAGCAGAACATACAGGTCTTCTGAAATGACCCCTGCACCAGTTGTCCCCACAGCACCTGAGCTGCAATCTTCCACCTCCAAAGACCAGCCTGTCACCGCTAAGCTCACATCTCGGGCCACTCGGGGAAGGACACATAGGTCCTCTGTCAAGTCCCCTGAACCAGTTGTCCCCACAGCCCCTGAGCTCCAGCCTTCCACCTCTAAAGACCAGCCTGTCACTCCTGAGCCCACATCTCGGGGCAGGACACATAGATCTTCTGTCAAGGCCCCTGAGCAAGTTGTCCCTACAGCTCCTGAGCTGCAACCTTCCACCTCCAAAGACCAGTCTGTCATCCCCACACCCACATCCCGGGCCACTCGGGGCAGGACACATAGGTCCTCTGTCAAGACCCCTGAACCAGTTGTCCCCACAGCCCCTGAGTTCCAGCCTCCTACCCCCACAGACCAACCTGTCACTCTTGAGCTCATATCTCGGGCCACTCGGGGCAGAACACACAGAGCCTCTGTGAAGACTCCTGAACCAGTTGTCCccacagctcctgagctgcagcctcCCACCTCCAAAGACCAGTCTGGCATCTTAACACCCACATCTCGGGCCACTCGGGGCAGAACACATAGGTTCTCTGTCAAGTCCCCTGAACCAATTGTCCCCATAGCCCCTGAGCTTCAGCCTTCTACCCCCACAGACCAATCTGTCGCTAGTGAGCCCACATCTGGCACCACTCAGGGCAGGACACATAGGTCTTCTGTCAAGACCCCTGAACTAGTTGTACCCACAGGTCCTGAGTTCCAGCCTTCCACTTCCATAAACCAACTTGTCACCCCCAAACCCACATCTCAGCCAAGGACACATAGGTCTTCTGTCAAGACCCCCGAACCAATTGTTCCCACAACCTCAGAGCTCCAGCCTTCCACCCCCACAGACCAACCTGTCACCCCCAAACCCACATCCCGGGCCACTCGGGGCAGAAAACATAGGTCTGTCAACACCTCTGAACCGATTGTCCCCACAGCCCCTGAGCTCCAGCCTTCCACCCCCACAGACAAACCTGTCACCCGCAAGCCCACATCTCGGGCCACTCGGGGCAGAACACATAGGTCTTCTGTCAAGACACCCGAACCAATTGTCCCCACAGCCCCTGAGCTCCAGCCTTCTACCCCCACAGACAAACCTGTCACCTGCAAACCCACATCTCGGGCCACTCGGGGCAGAAAACATAGGTCTTCTGTCAAGACCCCCAAACCAATTGTCCCCACAGCCTCACAGCTCCAGCCTTCCACCCCGACAGACCAATCTGTTACCCCTGAGTCCACAACTCAGGACATTCGGGGCAGAAAACATAGGTCCTCTGTCAAGACTCCCCAACCAATGGAACCCACAGCCCCTGGCCATGAACCTCCCAGCCATACAGACCAGCCTGTCACCCCTGAAGCCATAGCTCCGGCTAGTCAGAGCAGGACACTAAGGACTTCTATAATAAGTGCTGTGCCAGTTCCTACCACCCCTGAATTCCGGTCTCCTGTCCCCACAGACCAGCCTATTCCCCCTGAGACCATCCCTCAAGCCAATTGCAGCAGGAGGCCAAGGGCCACTAGGAAGCAGGGGTCCCCCACAGCTCCCATTGTCCATGAACCCTGCTCTGCACCCCCTGAACCTAACTCGAGGAACCAAAGACGAAGAGCAGTGAGAGCAGCTGAGTCCCTTACAACCATTCCTGAGCCTGCCTTTGCCCAGCTTCCTGAGGCGCCCACTCATGCTCCCCACATCGAAAAGGTAGAGGCAGCAGGTACATCTGGGTTCACCCCAGAGCCCCAGCGTAAGGCCTCTCAAAGCCACAAGAGGCCTTTAGCTACCCTGGATTTACCCCCACTTCAAAAACGGCTCCAAAGAGGGAAAGTCTCCCAGAAGACAGCGTTCctccaggaagaggaagatgatCCCACAGAGAGACCAGGGAAGAAAGAG GTTGTAGTGATGCCAGgaccaggcaagagaaagagagaccaagCAGAAGAAGAGGGAATACTGAGCCGCAGCCTCCGAAGAACCAAACCTAATCAAGAGTCCACAGCCCCcaaa GTGCTCTTCACAGGAGTGGTGGATGTTCGAGGAGAGCGGGCAGTACTGGCCCTGGGGGGAAGTCTGGCCAGCTCAGTGGCAGAGGCTTCCCACCTGGTGACTGATCGAATCCGCCGGACGGTCAAGTTCCTGTGTGCCCTGGGGCGGGGGATCCCCATCCTCTCCCTGGACTGGCTGCACCAG TCCCGCAAAGCTGGTTGCTTCTTGCCACCGGATGAATACGTGGTGACCGATCCTGAGCAGGAAGAGAACTTTGGCTTCAGCCTTCGGGATGCTCTGAGCCGAGCTCGGGAGCGAAGGCTGCTGGAG GGCTATGAGATTCATGTGACCCCTGGAGTCCAGCCACCTCCACTTCAGATGGGAGAGATCATCAGCTGCTGTGGAGGCACTGTCCTACCCAGCATGCCCCGGTCCTATAAG CCTCAGAGAGTTGTGATCACATGCTCCCAGGACTTCCCCCGATGCGCCATTCCATCTCGGGTCGGGCTGCCCATCCTCTCACCTGAGTTCCTGCTGACAGGAGTGCTGAAGCAGGAAGCCAAGCCAGAGGCCTTCGTCCTCTCCGCTTTGGAAATGTCATCCACCTGA